One Arcobacter sp. CECT 8986 genomic window carries:
- a CDS encoding EscU/YscU/HrcU family type III secretion system export apparatus switch protein: IKIAQDNDIPIKKDEDLIELLSAIDIEKEIPPSMYKAVSEIFAFIYDLTALERKKRDSEKTNDTI, encoded by the coding sequence TTATTAAAATTGCCCAAGATAATGATATACCAATAAAAAAAGATGAAGACCTTATTGAGCTTCTATCTGCTATTGATATAGAAAAAGAGATTCCTCCTAGTATGTATAAAGCAGTATCTGAGATTTTTGCTTTTATTTATGACTTAACAGCTCTTGAAAGAAAAAAAAGAGACTCTGAAAAAACAAATGATACAATTTGA